A stretch of Vespula vulgaris chromosome 5, iyVesVulg1.1, whole genome shotgun sequence DNA encodes these proteins:
- the LOC127063827 gene encoding GTPase-activating Rap/Ran-GAP domain-like protein 3 isoform X1 — MSSLRRTTNQSTREGATSRRHAISGVSTKSVRNLLHSGTAPGSPLRLRSKYELRSISFEGSKVLPWTTRSTTDAISRRGVLSRRCYGSVEMLPQIEQDGSDNGRRFRVENGDSPGEKEEMFGSPNIPILENPEYQTRWYFKYFLGKLHQNYVASDHERNPLFLSVVMSEGGDQCVSHYRVILWRRTGAQKISLPFSANKTMTIRQILSNFFGLEKLDKAPREVLSPEIQKDLLLLEEQEGSVNFKFGVIYAKEGQTTDDEMLSNESGSPGFEKFLDILGEKIRLRGWDKYRGGLDVKGDMTGRESVYTIYAGHEVMYHVSTMLPYSKDNPQQLERKRHIGNDIVNIIYTDDPAAVDSFNPNCIRSQFTHVFAVVSALGLLKGWRVAIYCDETVPLFGPSLPCPPIFDDPYHLREFLLVKLINGEKATFNTPTFSRKRERTLDALLRDMYQEHAQDGKSNVSLQRDLLLNSMLNRRAFSDVVEAPGRRREETRTVEMVRVGQAVKLEAIVRGLAPTSLATVGPLKPRPWEPRCIYPDFPHVVICGDVWSENRMILATENGTFLVEEGFSHRMIFDESVQIKQLDVVEQHGILLFRGIDKGKESVYVFRLREFDYDSALSAKTYKFPEFFNNRDDEDEGDEHDEETEENGENEEDNRDGEIEEEDSEAIYPENFKFKSSLRSRARRHPRPPAVRSRAHIKDRKLARTRGCHLYSITRQGGSHLRMCAAVGRRLTVLQWKHNAAWTAWCSSADTDTIEGFLLLKEFTASESPILITMIESTEIGNEWMLCCGARHHYELFTASGSSRIVHVETNKPHIVAAIDLREDEEPELLLCYNNMCHFQKCSEESTAPTDFDFKWNSVPIAIACAFPYVIAFTADTMEIRLIINGNLVHTIAMPNLCLITSKRDIFFATTAPEFLSGKCERIRLDAKPTEKEEQTGSPPPTTQSSSSSRSNSQNNHSDWKPIRIYRIPLQTLSRNMTSTCNQRRCPSPVEPEIVSAPLTGGENNFLSVESPRILSRSCNSSPTPPSAAEDLIPTVCRK, encoded by the exons ATGAGTTCTTTGAGAAGAACGACAAATCAGTCGACCAGAGAGGGAGCTACCTCGAGACGGCACGCTATATCGGGGGTTAGCACCAAGAGCGTGAGGAATCTTCTTCACAGTGGTACCGCACCTGGCTCGCCTCTTCGTTTGAGATCCAAGTATGAGCTTAGGAGCATCAGCTTCGAGGGTAGCAAAGTCTTACCATGGACCACCAG ATCCACGACGGATGCGATATCGAGGAGAGGTGTCCTATCGAGGCGATGCTATGGAAGTGTCGAGATG TTGCCACAAATCGAGCAGGACGGCTCCGACAATGGGAGAAGATTTCGAGTGGAGAACGGAGATTCTCCGGgcgaaaaagaggaa ATGTTCGGATCTCCGAATATACCGATATTGGAAAATCCCGAGTACCAAACGCGCTGGTACTTTAAATACTTTCTAGGAAAGC TGCATCAAAATTACGTGGCCTCGGATCATGAAAGGAatccactctttctctcggtgGTGATGAGCGAGGGTGGCGATCAATGCGTATCGCATTACAGGGTTATTTTATGGAGACGAACG GGAGCTCAAAAGATATCTCTGCCATTTTCGGCAAACAAGACGATGACTATCAGGCAAATCCTGag CAACTTCTTCGGCCTGGAAAAACTCGACAAGGCACCACGCGAAGTTTTGTCTCCTGAGATACAAAAG gACTTACTATTACTGGAAGAACAAGAAGGATCCGTCAACTTCAAGTTCGGTGTTATATACGCGAAGGAGGGTCAGACAACCGACGACGAGATGTTATCGAACG AAAGTGGCAGCCCCGGTTTCGAAAAGTTCCTCGACATTCTCGGTGAGAAGATACGACTCAGAGGTTGGGACAAGTACCGAGGCGGCCTGGATGTTAAAG GTGACATGACCGGAAGAGAAAGcgtttatacgatatatgCTGGTCACGAAGTGATGTACCACGTCAGCACAATGCTTCCTTACTCGAAGGATAATCCGCAGCagctcgagagaaagaggcatATTGGTAATGACATCGTCAACATCATTTATACAGATGATCCAGCAGCTGTGGATAGTTTCAATCCTAATTGCATAAGGAGTCAATTCACTC ACGTGTTTGCTGTGGTATCGGCATTAGGACTCCTTAAAGGTTGGCGAGTCGCCATTTATTGCGACGAAACGGTTCCTCTTTTTGGTCCAAGTCTTCCGTGTCCACCAATATTCGACGATCCTTATCACTTGCGTGAATTCCTTCTAGTCAAACTGATCAATGGCGAAAAAGCAACCTTCAATACGCCAACCTTttctagaaaaagagagagaactctgGATGCTCTCTTGCGTGACATGTATCAGGAACATGCGCAAGATGGCAAGAGCAACGTGAGTCTTCAGCGTGATCTTCTGTTAAAT AGTATGTTGAATCGTCGTGCGTTTTCTGACGTTGTGGAAGCACCTGGTCGACGACGAGAAGAAACTCGAACGGTAGAAATGGTCCGTGTTGGTCAGGCCGTTAAATTGGAAGCAATAGTTCGCGGTCTAGCACCAACTTCTCTGGCCACGGTCGGTCCATTGAAACCAAGACCTTGGGAACCGAGATGTATTTACCCAGATTTCCCGCACGTCGTAATTTGCGGTGACGTTTGGTCGGAGAATAGGATGATACTTGCAACGGAAAATGGAACCTTTCTGGTCGAAG AGGGTTTCTCTCACAGAATGATTTTCGACGAGTCAGTTCAGATCAAACAACTCGACGTGGTAGAACAACACggtattcttctctttcgtggAATCGATAAAGGCAAAGAAAGCGTTTACGTTTTTCGTTTACGTGAATTCGATTACGATTCGGCGTTGAGTGCAAAGACGTACAAATTCCCCGAATTCTTTAACAATcgcgacgacgaagacgagggAGACGAGCACGACGAAGAAACGGAAGAGAACGGTGAGAACGAGGAAGATAACAGAGACGGCGAGATCGAGGAAGAGGATTCCGAAGCGATTTATccagaaaatttcaaattcaaatCGTCTTTACGTTCTCGAGCACGGAGACACCCCCGACCACCCGCGGTTAGAAGTCGAGCGCATATTAAGGATAGAAAATTGGCTCGTACTCGTGGTTGTCATCTCTACAGTATCACCAGGCAAGGTGGCTCGCACTTGCGAATG TGTGCGGCTGTTGGACGACGTTTGACGGTCCTCCAATGGAAACATAACGCAGCCTGGACAGCTTGGTGCTCTTCCGCAGACACCGACACGATCGAAGGTTTCTTGCTGCTCAAGGAATTCACGGCTAGCGAAAGCCCAATTCTTATTACGATGATAGAGAGCACGGAGATCGGGAACGAATGGATGCTGTGTTGCGGTGCACGTCATCATTACGAACTCTTCACGGCGTCCGGAAGTTCGCGAATAGTTCACGTCGAAACGAACAAACCGCACATCGTCGCAGCGATCGATCTGCGCGAGGACGAGGAACCAGAACTATTGCTCTGTTACAACA ATATGTGTCACTTCCAAAAGTGCTCGGAGGAGAGTACTGCTCCCACGGACTTTGATTTCAAATGGAATTCAGTGCCAATTGCTATAG CTTGTGCTTTTCCTTACGTGATAGCGTTTACCGCTGACACAATGGAAATTCGTTTGATAATAAATGGAAATCTTGTACATACGATCGCCATGCCGAATCTTTGTTTGATAACTtcgaaaagagatatattttttgctaCGACCGCTCCGGAATTTCTATCCGGGAAATGCGAACGTATTCGACTTGACGCGAAACCTACcgagaaagaggaacaaaCAGGCAGTCCACCACCAACGACGCAATCTTCCTCCTCGTCTCGATCAAACTCGCAAA ACAATCATAGCGATTGGAAACCGATAAGGATCTACAGAATACCATTGCAAACTCTCTCGCGAAATATGACGTCGACTTGTAACCAAAGAAGATGCCCGAGTCCAGTGGAACCAGAAATCGTTTCTGCTCCGTTGACCGGcggagaaaataattttttgagcGTGGAATCACCAAGAATCTTAAGCAGGTCTTGCAACAGCAGCCCGACGCCACCAAGTGCCGCTGAAGATCTGATTCCTACTGTGtgtagaaaatag
- the LOC127063827 gene encoding GTPase-activating Rap/Ran-GAP domain-like protein 3 isoform X2, translated as MSSLRRTTNQSTREGATSRRHAISGVSTKSVRNLLHSGTAPGSPLRLRSKYELRSISFEGSKVLPWTTRSTTDAISRRGVLSRRCYGSVEMLPQIEQDGSDNGRRFRVENGDSPGEKEEMFGSPNIPILENPEYQTRWYFKYFLGKLHQNYVASDHERNPLFLSVVMSEGGDQCVSHYRVILWRRTGAQKISLPFSANKTMTIRQILSNFFGLEKLDKAPREVLSPEIQKDLLLLEEQEGSVNFKFGVIYAKEGQTTDDEMLSNESGSPGFEKFLDILGEKIRLRGWDKYRGGLDVKGDMTGRESVYTIYAGHEVMYHVSTMLPYSKDNPQQLERKRHIGNDIVNIIYTDDPAAVDSFNPNCIRSQFTHVFAVVSALGLLKGWRVAIYCDETVPLFGPSLPCPPIFDDPYHLREFLLVKLINGEKATFNTPTFSRKRERTLDALLRDMYQEHAQDGKSNSMLNRRAFSDVVEAPGRRREETRTVEMVRVGQAVKLEAIVRGLAPTSLATVGPLKPRPWEPRCIYPDFPHVVICGDVWSENRMILATENGTFLVEEGFSHRMIFDESVQIKQLDVVEQHGILLFRGIDKGKESVYVFRLREFDYDSALSAKTYKFPEFFNNRDDEDEGDEHDEETEENGENEEDNRDGEIEEEDSEAIYPENFKFKSSLRSRARRHPRPPAVRSRAHIKDRKLARTRGCHLYSITRQGGSHLRMCAAVGRRLTVLQWKHNAAWTAWCSSADTDTIEGFLLLKEFTASESPILITMIESTEIGNEWMLCCGARHHYELFTASGSSRIVHVETNKPHIVAAIDLREDEEPELLLCYNNMCHFQKCSEESTAPTDFDFKWNSVPIAIACAFPYVIAFTADTMEIRLIINGNLVHTIAMPNLCLITSKRDIFFATTAPEFLSGKCERIRLDAKPTEKEEQTGSPPPTTQSSSSSRSNSQNNHSDWKPIRIYRIPLQTLSRNMTSTCNQRRCPSPVEPEIVSAPLTGGENNFLSVESPRILSRSCNSSPTPPSAAEDLIPTVCRK; from the exons ATGAGTTCTTTGAGAAGAACGACAAATCAGTCGACCAGAGAGGGAGCTACCTCGAGACGGCACGCTATATCGGGGGTTAGCACCAAGAGCGTGAGGAATCTTCTTCACAGTGGTACCGCACCTGGCTCGCCTCTTCGTTTGAGATCCAAGTATGAGCTTAGGAGCATCAGCTTCGAGGGTAGCAAAGTCTTACCATGGACCACCAG ATCCACGACGGATGCGATATCGAGGAGAGGTGTCCTATCGAGGCGATGCTATGGAAGTGTCGAGATG TTGCCACAAATCGAGCAGGACGGCTCCGACAATGGGAGAAGATTTCGAGTGGAGAACGGAGATTCTCCGGgcgaaaaagaggaa ATGTTCGGATCTCCGAATATACCGATATTGGAAAATCCCGAGTACCAAACGCGCTGGTACTTTAAATACTTTCTAGGAAAGC TGCATCAAAATTACGTGGCCTCGGATCATGAAAGGAatccactctttctctcggtgGTGATGAGCGAGGGTGGCGATCAATGCGTATCGCATTACAGGGTTATTTTATGGAGACGAACG GGAGCTCAAAAGATATCTCTGCCATTTTCGGCAAACAAGACGATGACTATCAGGCAAATCCTGag CAACTTCTTCGGCCTGGAAAAACTCGACAAGGCACCACGCGAAGTTTTGTCTCCTGAGATACAAAAG gACTTACTATTACTGGAAGAACAAGAAGGATCCGTCAACTTCAAGTTCGGTGTTATATACGCGAAGGAGGGTCAGACAACCGACGACGAGATGTTATCGAACG AAAGTGGCAGCCCCGGTTTCGAAAAGTTCCTCGACATTCTCGGTGAGAAGATACGACTCAGAGGTTGGGACAAGTACCGAGGCGGCCTGGATGTTAAAG GTGACATGACCGGAAGAGAAAGcgtttatacgatatatgCTGGTCACGAAGTGATGTACCACGTCAGCACAATGCTTCCTTACTCGAAGGATAATCCGCAGCagctcgagagaaagaggcatATTGGTAATGACATCGTCAACATCATTTATACAGATGATCCAGCAGCTGTGGATAGTTTCAATCCTAATTGCATAAGGAGTCAATTCACTC ACGTGTTTGCTGTGGTATCGGCATTAGGACTCCTTAAAGGTTGGCGAGTCGCCATTTATTGCGACGAAACGGTTCCTCTTTTTGGTCCAAGTCTTCCGTGTCCACCAATATTCGACGATCCTTATCACTTGCGTGAATTCCTTCTAGTCAAACTGATCAATGGCGAAAAAGCAACCTTCAATACGCCAACCTTttctagaaaaagagagagaactctgGATGCTCTCTTGCGTGACATGTATCAGGAACATGCGCAAGATGGCAAGAGCAAC AGTATGTTGAATCGTCGTGCGTTTTCTGACGTTGTGGAAGCACCTGGTCGACGACGAGAAGAAACTCGAACGGTAGAAATGGTCCGTGTTGGTCAGGCCGTTAAATTGGAAGCAATAGTTCGCGGTCTAGCACCAACTTCTCTGGCCACGGTCGGTCCATTGAAACCAAGACCTTGGGAACCGAGATGTATTTACCCAGATTTCCCGCACGTCGTAATTTGCGGTGACGTTTGGTCGGAGAATAGGATGATACTTGCAACGGAAAATGGAACCTTTCTGGTCGAAG AGGGTTTCTCTCACAGAATGATTTTCGACGAGTCAGTTCAGATCAAACAACTCGACGTGGTAGAACAACACggtattcttctctttcgtggAATCGATAAAGGCAAAGAAAGCGTTTACGTTTTTCGTTTACGTGAATTCGATTACGATTCGGCGTTGAGTGCAAAGACGTACAAATTCCCCGAATTCTTTAACAATcgcgacgacgaagacgagggAGACGAGCACGACGAAGAAACGGAAGAGAACGGTGAGAACGAGGAAGATAACAGAGACGGCGAGATCGAGGAAGAGGATTCCGAAGCGATTTATccagaaaatttcaaattcaaatCGTCTTTACGTTCTCGAGCACGGAGACACCCCCGACCACCCGCGGTTAGAAGTCGAGCGCATATTAAGGATAGAAAATTGGCTCGTACTCGTGGTTGTCATCTCTACAGTATCACCAGGCAAGGTGGCTCGCACTTGCGAATG TGTGCGGCTGTTGGACGACGTTTGACGGTCCTCCAATGGAAACATAACGCAGCCTGGACAGCTTGGTGCTCTTCCGCAGACACCGACACGATCGAAGGTTTCTTGCTGCTCAAGGAATTCACGGCTAGCGAAAGCCCAATTCTTATTACGATGATAGAGAGCACGGAGATCGGGAACGAATGGATGCTGTGTTGCGGTGCACGTCATCATTACGAACTCTTCACGGCGTCCGGAAGTTCGCGAATAGTTCACGTCGAAACGAACAAACCGCACATCGTCGCAGCGATCGATCTGCGCGAGGACGAGGAACCAGAACTATTGCTCTGTTACAACA ATATGTGTCACTTCCAAAAGTGCTCGGAGGAGAGTACTGCTCCCACGGACTTTGATTTCAAATGGAATTCAGTGCCAATTGCTATAG CTTGTGCTTTTCCTTACGTGATAGCGTTTACCGCTGACACAATGGAAATTCGTTTGATAATAAATGGAAATCTTGTACATACGATCGCCATGCCGAATCTTTGTTTGATAACTtcgaaaagagatatattttttgctaCGACCGCTCCGGAATTTCTATCCGGGAAATGCGAACGTATTCGACTTGACGCGAAACCTACcgagaaagaggaacaaaCAGGCAGTCCACCACCAACGACGCAATCTTCCTCCTCGTCTCGATCAAACTCGCAAA ACAATCATAGCGATTGGAAACCGATAAGGATCTACAGAATACCATTGCAAACTCTCTCGCGAAATATGACGTCGACTTGTAACCAAAGAAGATGCCCGAGTCCAGTGGAACCAGAAATCGTTTCTGCTCCGTTGACCGGcggagaaaataattttttgagcGTGGAATCACCAAGAATCTTAAGCAGGTCTTGCAACAGCAGCCCGACGCCACCAAGTGCCGCTGAAGATCTGATTCCTACTGTGtgtagaaaatag
- the LOC127063827 gene encoding GTPase-activating Rap/Ran-GAP domain-like protein 3 isoform X4, producing the protein MDSKSDEESAPTSAELDAMKRRNRSRSVCVPLLSSSQLRHLHRRASHHASTTDAISRRGVLSRRCYGSVEMLPQIEQDGSDNGRRFRVENGDSPGEKEEMFGSPNIPILENPEYQTRWYFKYFLGKLHQNYVASDHERNPLFLSVVMSEGGDQCVSHYRVILWRRTGAQKISLPFSANKTMTIRQILSNFFGLEKLDKAPREVLSPEIQKDLLLLEEQEGSVNFKFGVIYAKEGQTTDDEMLSNESGSPGFEKFLDILGEKIRLRGWDKYRGGLDVKGDMTGRESVYTIYAGHEVMYHVSTMLPYSKDNPQQLERKRHIGNDIVNIIYTDDPAAVDSFNPNCIRSQFTHVFAVVSALGLLKGWRVAIYCDETVPLFGPSLPCPPIFDDPYHLREFLLVKLINGEKATFNTPTFSRKRERTLDALLRDMYQEHAQDGKSNSMLNRRAFSDVVEAPGRRREETRTVEMVRVGQAVKLEAIVRGLAPTSLATVGPLKPRPWEPRCIYPDFPHVVICGDVWSENRMILATENGTFLVEEGFSHRMIFDESVQIKQLDVVEQHGILLFRGIDKGKESVYVFRLREFDYDSALSAKTYKFPEFFNNRDDEDEGDEHDEETEENGENEEDNRDGEIEEEDSEAIYPENFKFKSSLRSRARRHPRPPAVRSRAHIKDRKLARTRGCHLYSITRQGGSHLRMCAAVGRRLTVLQWKHNAAWTAWCSSADTDTIEGFLLLKEFTASESPILITMIESTEIGNEWMLCCGARHHYELFTASGSSRIVHVETNKPHIVAAIDLREDEEPELLLCYNNMCHFQKCSEESTAPTDFDFKWNSVPIAIACAFPYVIAFTADTMEIRLIINGNLVHTIAMPNLCLITSKRDIFFATTAPEFLSGKCERIRLDAKPTEKEEQTGSPPPTTQSSSSSRSNSQNNHSDWKPIRIYRIPLQTLSRNMTSTCNQRRCPSPVEPEIVSAPLTGGENNFLSVESPRILSRSCNSSPTPPSAAEDLIPTVCRK; encoded by the exons ATGGATAGCAAGAGCGACGAGGAGTCGGCACCAACTTCGGCCGAATTGGATGCTATGAAACGTAGAAACAGATCCAGATCGGTCTGCGTAcctttattatcatcgtccCAACTAAGACATCTTCATCGGAGAGCCAGTCATCACGC ATCCACGACGGATGCGATATCGAGGAGAGGTGTCCTATCGAGGCGATGCTATGGAAGTGTCGAGATG TTGCCACAAATCGAGCAGGACGGCTCCGACAATGGGAGAAGATTTCGAGTGGAGAACGGAGATTCTCCGGgcgaaaaagaggaa ATGTTCGGATCTCCGAATATACCGATATTGGAAAATCCCGAGTACCAAACGCGCTGGTACTTTAAATACTTTCTAGGAAAGC TGCATCAAAATTACGTGGCCTCGGATCATGAAAGGAatccactctttctctcggtgGTGATGAGCGAGGGTGGCGATCAATGCGTATCGCATTACAGGGTTATTTTATGGAGACGAACG GGAGCTCAAAAGATATCTCTGCCATTTTCGGCAAACAAGACGATGACTATCAGGCAAATCCTGag CAACTTCTTCGGCCTGGAAAAACTCGACAAGGCACCACGCGAAGTTTTGTCTCCTGAGATACAAAAG gACTTACTATTACTGGAAGAACAAGAAGGATCCGTCAACTTCAAGTTCGGTGTTATATACGCGAAGGAGGGTCAGACAACCGACGACGAGATGTTATCGAACG AAAGTGGCAGCCCCGGTTTCGAAAAGTTCCTCGACATTCTCGGTGAGAAGATACGACTCAGAGGTTGGGACAAGTACCGAGGCGGCCTGGATGTTAAAG GTGACATGACCGGAAGAGAAAGcgtttatacgatatatgCTGGTCACGAAGTGATGTACCACGTCAGCACAATGCTTCCTTACTCGAAGGATAATCCGCAGCagctcgagagaaagaggcatATTGGTAATGACATCGTCAACATCATTTATACAGATGATCCAGCAGCTGTGGATAGTTTCAATCCTAATTGCATAAGGAGTCAATTCACTC ACGTGTTTGCTGTGGTATCGGCATTAGGACTCCTTAAAGGTTGGCGAGTCGCCATTTATTGCGACGAAACGGTTCCTCTTTTTGGTCCAAGTCTTCCGTGTCCACCAATATTCGACGATCCTTATCACTTGCGTGAATTCCTTCTAGTCAAACTGATCAATGGCGAAAAAGCAACCTTCAATACGCCAACCTTttctagaaaaagagagagaactctgGATGCTCTCTTGCGTGACATGTATCAGGAACATGCGCAAGATGGCAAGAGCAAC AGTATGTTGAATCGTCGTGCGTTTTCTGACGTTGTGGAAGCACCTGGTCGACGACGAGAAGAAACTCGAACGGTAGAAATGGTCCGTGTTGGTCAGGCCGTTAAATTGGAAGCAATAGTTCGCGGTCTAGCACCAACTTCTCTGGCCACGGTCGGTCCATTGAAACCAAGACCTTGGGAACCGAGATGTATTTACCCAGATTTCCCGCACGTCGTAATTTGCGGTGACGTTTGGTCGGAGAATAGGATGATACTTGCAACGGAAAATGGAACCTTTCTGGTCGAAG AGGGTTTCTCTCACAGAATGATTTTCGACGAGTCAGTTCAGATCAAACAACTCGACGTGGTAGAACAACACggtattcttctctttcgtggAATCGATAAAGGCAAAGAAAGCGTTTACGTTTTTCGTTTACGTGAATTCGATTACGATTCGGCGTTGAGTGCAAAGACGTACAAATTCCCCGAATTCTTTAACAATcgcgacgacgaagacgagggAGACGAGCACGACGAAGAAACGGAAGAGAACGGTGAGAACGAGGAAGATAACAGAGACGGCGAGATCGAGGAAGAGGATTCCGAAGCGATTTATccagaaaatttcaaattcaaatCGTCTTTACGTTCTCGAGCACGGAGACACCCCCGACCACCCGCGGTTAGAAGTCGAGCGCATATTAAGGATAGAAAATTGGCTCGTACTCGTGGTTGTCATCTCTACAGTATCACCAGGCAAGGTGGCTCGCACTTGCGAATG TGTGCGGCTGTTGGACGACGTTTGACGGTCCTCCAATGGAAACATAACGCAGCCTGGACAGCTTGGTGCTCTTCCGCAGACACCGACACGATCGAAGGTTTCTTGCTGCTCAAGGAATTCACGGCTAGCGAAAGCCCAATTCTTATTACGATGATAGAGAGCACGGAGATCGGGAACGAATGGATGCTGTGTTGCGGTGCACGTCATCATTACGAACTCTTCACGGCGTCCGGAAGTTCGCGAATAGTTCACGTCGAAACGAACAAACCGCACATCGTCGCAGCGATCGATCTGCGCGAGGACGAGGAACCAGAACTATTGCTCTGTTACAACA ATATGTGTCACTTCCAAAAGTGCTCGGAGGAGAGTACTGCTCCCACGGACTTTGATTTCAAATGGAATTCAGTGCCAATTGCTATAG CTTGTGCTTTTCCTTACGTGATAGCGTTTACCGCTGACACAATGGAAATTCGTTTGATAATAAATGGAAATCTTGTACATACGATCGCCATGCCGAATCTTTGTTTGATAACTtcgaaaagagatatattttttgctaCGACCGCTCCGGAATTTCTATCCGGGAAATGCGAACGTATTCGACTTGACGCGAAACCTACcgagaaagaggaacaaaCAGGCAGTCCACCACCAACGACGCAATCTTCCTCCTCGTCTCGATCAAACTCGCAAA ACAATCATAGCGATTGGAAACCGATAAGGATCTACAGAATACCATTGCAAACTCTCTCGCGAAATATGACGTCGACTTGTAACCAAAGAAGATGCCCGAGTCCAGTGGAACCAGAAATCGTTTCTGCTCCGTTGACCGGcggagaaaataattttttgagcGTGGAATCACCAAGAATCTTAAGCAGGTCTTGCAACAGCAGCCCGACGCCACCAAGTGCCGCTGAAGATCTGATTCCTACTGTGtgtagaaaatag